The Stenotrophomonas maltophilia sequence GCTGTCGGCGGCCATCATCGGGCTGGACCAGTGGTCCAAGGCCTGGGTCCTGTCGAGCCTGCCGGAGTTCCAGCCGGTGGTTGTGATCGACGGCTTCTGGAACTGGTACCGCACCTACAACACCGGTGCGGCGTTCAGTTTCCTGAGCGACGCTGGTGGCTGGCAGAAGCACTTCTTCACCGTGCTGGCGATCGTCATCAGCGGCCTGATGGCCTGGTGGCTGCGCGGCACTGCCCGTGGCAACTGGAAGGCGGCCGTGCCGTATGCGCTGATCATCGGCGGCGCGATCGGCAACGTGATCGACCGCCAGGTGCATGGTCATGTGGTCGATTTCATCCAGTGGTACGTGGGCAGCTACACCTGGCCCTCGTTCAACATCGCCGATTCGGCCATCGTGGTCGGTGCCATCGGCATCGCCCTGTTTGGCCTGTTCGAAGGCAAGTCCGCCAAAAAGGCGGATAATGCCAACCCGAAACCGTAAGCCGGCCGCTGCCGGGAGATTGAACTGATGGATGTGCTGCTCGCCAACCCGCGTGGTTTCTGTGCCGGTGTCGATCGTGCGATCGAGATCGTCAAGCGCGCGATCGAAACGCTGGGCGCGCCCATCTACGTCCGCCATGAAGTGGTGCACAACCGCTTCGTGGTGGACGACCTGAAGCAGCGCGGTGCGATCTTCGTCGAGGAACTGGACGAAGTGCCGGACAACAACACGGTCATCTTCAGCGCACACGGCGTCTCCCAGGCCGTGCGCCAGGAAGCCGAACGCCGCGGCCTGAAGGTGTTCGACGCCACCTGCCCGCTGGTGACCAAGGTCCACTTCGAAGTCGCCCGCCACTGCCGTGCCGGCCGTGACGTGGTGCTGATCGGCCACGCCGGTCACCCGGAAGTGGAAGGCACCATGGGCCAGTGGAACCGCGAAGCCGGTACGGGCCAGATCTACCTGGTGGAGGACGTGGAGCAGGTTGCCACGCTGCACATCAACCAGCCGGAGAATTTCGCCTACACGACCCAGACCACGCTGTCGGTGGACGACACGCGCGGCATCATCGATGCGCTGCGTGAGCGCTTCCCGGCGATGCAGGGCCCGAAGAACGACGACATCTGCTACGCCACGCAGAACCGCCAGGACGCTGTGCGCGACCTGGCCAAGCGCTGCGATCTGGTGCTCGTGGTCGGTTCGCCGAACAGCTCCAATTCCAACCGCCTGAGCGAGCTGGCCCGTCGTGAAGGCGTGGAAAGCTACCTGATCGACGGTGCGCATGAAATCGACCCGGCATGGGTGGTGGGCAAGCAGCACATCGGCGTCACTGCCGGTGCCTCGGCACCGCAGGTACTGGTCGATGGCGTGCTGGCACGCCTGGCCGAGCTGGGTGCCAGCGGCGTGGGCGAGCTGGATGGCGAACCGGAATCGATGGTGTTCGCGCTGCCGAAGGAACTGCGCCTGCGTCTGGTCGACTGACCGGGAAGGCCTCATCCACGCATGGCGTGGATCTACTGAAACCGCTCTGGTGGGTGCGAACCTGCACACGGTGGGTGCAAACCAGCACAAGGTGGGTGCGAACCTGCACACCGTGGGTGCGAACCTTGGTTCGCACGCTTTCGGGCATGCGCGGATGGGCGCACCGCCCATGACCTTTGGCCATGGGGCGGGGCACTTTACAGGCCTAGCATCGGAAGATTCTCCGTTGTTGGATGCTGCCGATGAAGACCCGAGCCCTGGCCATGTCGTTGCTGTTCGCGCTGGCGGCCACGCCTGCACTTGCGCAGATCTCGCCACCGGCGGACGCGGCGGCTCCCGGCCTGCTGCGCATCGACGTGGACGCGCGCGACCTGGCCCGGCGCATCTTCAAGGTGACCGCCACCGTGCCGGCCAAGCCGGGCCCGATGACCCTGCTGTACCCGCAGTGGATTCCCGGCAACCATTCGCCCACCGGCCCGATCGACAAGCTGGCCGGCCTGCGCGTGACTGCCAACGGCAAACCGTTGGCCTGGCAGCGTGATCAGTTCAACGTCTATGCGTTCAAGGTGGACGTGCCCGAGGGCGTGAGCGAGATCGTCGCCCACTTCGATTTCCTGTCCTCGCAGGGCGGCAGCCAGGGCCGGGTGGTGATGACCCCGGAAATGCTCAACCTGCAGTGGAACGCCAACTCGTTGTATCCGGCCGGCGTCGATGCGCGCAACCTGCAGGCGCAGGCCAGCGTCACCCTGCCCAAGGGCTGGGCCTACGCCACCGCACTGGAAACCGCGCGCCGCGACGGCGATACCGTGGTGTTCAAGCCCATCTCCTACGACCACCTGGTCGACTCGCCGCTGTTTGCCGGTGAGCACCACCAGCGCATCGACCTCGACCCGGGCGCGAAAGTGCCGGTGCACCTCAACGTGTTCGCTGACGACGCCAAATCGTTGAAGCCGAGCGAGGCGCAGATCACGATGCATCGCGCGCTGGTGCAGCAGGCCGACAAGCTCTATGGCGCGCGTCACTACAACCACTATGAATTCCTGCTGGCGTTGACCGACCGCCTCGGCGGCATCGGCCTGGAGCATCACCGCTCCAGCGAGAACAGTGCCGACCCGGGCTATTTCACCGAGTGGGACAGCAATGCCTGGATGCGTGACCTGTTGCCGCACGAATACACCCATTCCTGGAACGGCAAGTACCGCCGTGGCGCCGACCTGGCCACCGCCAACTTCAACGTGCCGATGGGCGACAGCCTGCTGTGGGTG is a genomic window containing:
- the lspA gene encoding signal peptidase II — translated: MAAPRPHPNALVWLLLSAAIIGLDQWSKAWVLSSLPEFQPVVVIDGFWNWYRTYNTGAAFSFLSDAGGWQKHFFTVLAIVISGLMAWWLRGTARGNWKAAVPYALIIGGAIGNVIDRQVHGHVVDFIQWYVGSYTWPSFNIADSAIVVGAIGIALFGLFEGKSAKKADNANPKP
- the ispH gene encoding 4-hydroxy-3-methylbut-2-enyl diphosphate reductase yields the protein MDVLLANPRGFCAGVDRAIEIVKRAIETLGAPIYVRHEVVHNRFVVDDLKQRGAIFVEELDEVPDNNTVIFSAHGVSQAVRQEAERRGLKVFDATCPLVTKVHFEVARHCRAGRDVVLIGHAGHPEVEGTMGQWNREAGTGQIYLVEDVEQVATLHINQPENFAYTTQTTLSVDDTRGIIDALRERFPAMQGPKNDDICYATQNRQDAVRDLAKRCDLVLVVGSPNSSNSNRLSELARREGVESYLIDGAHEIDPAWVVGKQHIGVTAGASAPQVLVDGVLARLAELGASGVGELDGEPESMVFALPKELRLRLVD
- a CDS encoding M61 family metallopeptidase; the encoded protein is MKTRALAMSLLFALAATPALAQISPPADAAAPGLLRIDVDARDLARRIFKVTATVPAKPGPMTLLYPQWIPGNHSPTGPIDKLAGLRVTANGKPLAWQRDQFNVYAFKVDVPEGVSEIVAHFDFLSSQGGSQGRVVMTPEMLNLQWNANSLYPAGVDARNLQAQASVTLPKGWAYATALETARRDGDTVVFKPISYDHLVDSPLFAGEHHQRIDLDPGAKVPVHLNVFADDAKSLKPSEAQITMHRALVQQADKLYGARHYNHYEFLLALTDRLGGIGLEHHRSSENSADPGYFTEWDSNAWMRDLLPHEYTHSWNGKYRRGADLATANFNVPMGDSLLWVYEGQTQFWGQVLAARSGLWSTAQARDMLANVAATYDRGRPGLAWRPLQDTTNDPTIAQRRTLPYRNYQMSEDYYSGGQMLWLEVEGKLRELSGNRRSLDDFASAFFGVGNGDWDVNPYTFDDVVATLNGIAPYDWATFLRGRLDGHGSLTGGLELAGWKLVYRDTPNDAYKAQEKRAKAALLAYSLGATVLDSGSVGDVIWDSPAFNAGLAPGMKVIAVGGREYSSQRLKDAVAEAAKDKAPIVLLVKQFDRIEAMNIDYHDGLQYPVLERIAGKPDRLAELWKAR